The following coding sequences are from one Dreissena polymorpha isolate Duluth1 chromosome 8, UMN_Dpol_1.0, whole genome shotgun sequence window:
- the LOC127840444 gene encoding G-protein coupled receptor dmsr-1-like, which yields MVHGYISLVICAIGIPLNSINIIVLTRKKMQTPINCILTWLAVFDITTMISYIPFAFHFYCQYPATKISPSKNSSEWMQFLLVYLNISATAHTISIWLAVALAIFRHHHIHSPAKGNLTRIRRIIRARLVVCIIVISSAVAMIPNYLSHTLKKAHSGAYVFEPLNLGSGKAKPIILVGMILYSCLAKIIPCVLIIVYGSLLVFTLNGSRFNHTKSSIDSTVSGRQSTRSTRMSRTTIMLLIVIVLFLITELPQGVLILFCILEENFFEQIYIPLGDTMDIIALVNSGVNFVLYCTMSQEFRRTFIRLFCRQTLNGGTRHAYVASHMRNEQLHATLVQPK from the coding sequence ATGGTGCACGGATACATAAGTCTGGTAATCTGTGCTATTGGAATACCACTGAACAGTATCAATATAATTGTTCTAACTCGGAAGAAAATGCAAACACCAATTAACTGCATATTGACATGGCTGGCTGTGTTCGATATCACAACAATGATATCGTATATCCCATTCGCATTCCATTTCTACTGTCAATATCCTGCGACGAAAATATCACCCAGCAAAAACAGCTCGGAATGGATGCAATTTTTGcttgtatatttaaacatttccGCTACGGCTCACACTATATCGATATGGCTAGCCGTGGCCTTGGCAATATTTCGCCATCACCATATACATTCACCAGCCAAAGGGAACCTTACAAGAATTCGGCGAATAATTCGAGCAAGGCTGGTGGTCTGTATAATTGTGATATCTTCTGCTGTTGCCATGATACCAAACTACCTGAGTCACACTCTTAAGAAGGCACACAGTGGTGCGTACGTATTCGAACCTTTGAACCTTGGTTCAGGAAAGGCGAAACCGATAATCTTGGTAGGGATGATTTTATACAGTTGTCTTGCAAAAATAATCCCATGTGTCCTTATAATTGTATACGGATCTCTTCTTGTGTTCACGCTGAACGGCTCACGGTTCAATCATACGAAGTCATCAATCGATAGCACCGTTTCCGGTCGACAATCAACACGGAGTACCCGTATGTCTCGAACAACGATTATGCTTCTAATTGTGATCGTGCTATTTTTAATAACGGAGTTACCGCAAGGTGTTTTAATACTGTTTTGTATATTAGAAGAAAACTTCTTTGAACAGATTTATATCCCCTTAGGCGATACAATGGACATAATCGCCTTAGTAAATAGCGGTGTAAATTTCGTTCTGTACTGTACAATGAGTCAGGAGTTTCGAAGAACGTTTATTCGCCTTTTTTGTAGGCAGACTCTTAACGGAGGCACGCGCCATGCCTATGTAGCTTCGCACATGAGAAATGAGCAGTTACATGCCACACTCGTTCAGCCTAAATAA